Proteins co-encoded in one Streptococcus parauberis NCFD 2020 genomic window:
- a CDS encoding DEAD/DEAH box helicase, whose translation MSFKDYNFKQYIQDALDAIKFTEPTDVQKKLIPIVNSGRDLVGESKTGSGKTHTFLLPIFEKLDEDLAQVQVLITAPSRELATQIFDAAKQIASHSDKEIRLVNYVGGTDKLRQIEKLKVSQPHIVVGTPGRIYDLVKSGDLEIHKATTFVVDEADMTMDMGFLDTVDKIASALPKAVQILVFSATIPQKLQPFLKKYLTNPVIEQIKTQTVIADTIENWLVSTKGRDNNSQILSILQNMNPYLAMLFVNTKERADELHSFLVANGLKVAKIHGGVPPRERKRIMNQVKKLDFQYIVATDLAARGIDIEGVSHIINDAIPQDLSFFVHRVGRTGRNGMSGTAITLYKPSDDSDIKELEKLGIQFVPKVLKNGQFEDTYDRDRRQSREKSYKKLDTEMIGLVKKKKKKVKPAYKKKIQWVVDEKRRKERRAEGRAKGRAERKSKKQSF comes from the coding sequence ATGTCATTTAAAGATTATAATTTTAAACAATACATTCAGGATGCCCTGGATGCAATCAAGTTTACTGAACCAACTGATGTTCAGAAAAAACTTATTCCAATCGTTAATTCTGGTCGTGATTTAGTAGGTGAATCAAAAACTGGGTCTGGTAAGACTCATACTTTCTTGTTGCCAATTTTTGAGAAATTGGACGAAGATTTAGCACAAGTTCAAGTTTTAATCACGGCACCAAGTCGTGAATTAGCTACTCAAATTTTTGATGCAGCAAAACAAATTGCAAGCCATTCAGATAAAGAAATTCGTTTAGTTAACTATGTTGGTGGAACAGATAAACTCCGTCAAATTGAAAAATTGAAAGTTTCTCAACCTCATATTGTTGTGGGGACACCAGGACGGATTTATGATTTAGTTAAATCAGGTGATTTAGAAATTCATAAAGCAACAACATTTGTTGTTGATGAAGCTGATATGACAATGGATATGGGATTCCTAGACACTGTTGATAAAATTGCGTCAGCTCTTCCGAAAGCGGTACAAATTTTAGTCTTTTCAGCTACTATCCCACAAAAATTACAACCATTTTTGAAAAAATATCTAACTAATCCAGTTATTGAACAAATTAAAACTCAAACAGTGATTGCGGATACCATCGAAAATTGGTTAGTGTCAACTAAAGGTAGAGATAATAATAGTCAGATTCTGTCCATTCTCCAAAACATGAATCCCTATTTAGCTATGCTATTTGTTAATACAAAAGAAAGAGCAGATGAACTTCATTCTTTCCTTGTTGCTAATGGACTTAAAGTAGCTAAAATTCATGGTGGTGTTCCGCCAAGAGAACGTAAACGGATTATGAACCAAGTTAAAAAGCTTGACTTTCAGTATATCGTAGCGACAGACCTAGCTGCGCGAGGAATCGATATTGAGGGTGTGAGTCACATAATCAATGATGCAATTCCCCAAGATTTATCATTCTTTGTGCACCGTGTTGGTCGTACTGGTCGTAATGGTATGTCGGGAACAGCTATCACCCTTTATAAGCCTAGTGATGATTCTGATATTAAAGAACTTGAAAAATTAGGAATTCAGTTTGTACCAAAAGTGTTGAAAAATGGGCAATTTGAAGATACTTATGATCGTGATCGTCGTCAATCAAGAGAAAAATCATATAAGAAGCTTGATACTGAGATGATTGGTCTTGTTAAAAAGAAAAAGAAAAAAGTTAAGCCAGCCTATAAGAAAAAAATTCAATGGGTTGTTGATGAAAAGCGTCGTAAAGAACGTCGTGCGGAAGGCCGTGCTAAGGGTCGTGCTGAACGTAAATCAAAGAAACAAAGTTTCTAA
- a CDS encoding amino acid ABC transporter ATP-binding protein encodes MINISHLSKSFSGQKVLDDISLTIEKGQVIALVGSSGAGKSTFLRSLNFLEKPDSGLLTIGGNTFDLEKISGDDILLLRRKLAMVFQQFNLFERRTALANVKEGLTVVKKMSDKEATAIAQEELAKVGLSDRQNHYPRHLSGGQKQRVALARALAMKPDVLLLDEPTSALDPELVGEVEKAIALAAQSGQTMILVSHDMDFVYQVADKVLFLDQGKVIESGSPEEIFNSPKEERTKAFFMKYSNSIL; translated from the coding sequence ATGATTAACATCTCACATTTAAGCAAGAGCTTTTCAGGACAAAAAGTTTTGGACGATATTTCGTTGACCATTGAGAAAGGACAAGTTATTGCCTTAGTTGGCTCATCTGGAGCTGGTAAATCAACATTTTTAAGGAGCTTAAATTTTTTGGAAAAACCGGATTCAGGTCTACTAACAATCGGCGGCAATACATTTGACTTAGAAAAAATTTCAGGTGATGATATTCTCTTATTAAGACGTAAATTGGCTATGGTTTTTCAGCAGTTTAATTTATTTGAACGCAGAACAGCACTAGCAAATGTCAAAGAGGGTTTAACTGTTGTTAAAAAAATGTCGGATAAAGAGGCGACAGCGATTGCTCAGGAAGAACTGGCAAAAGTTGGTCTTTCTGATCGTCAAAATCACTACCCAAGACATTTGTCGGGTGGACAAAAACAGCGTGTGGCCCTGGCGCGTGCGTTAGCCATGAAACCAGACGTTTTATTATTAGATGAACCAACTTCAGCACTAGACCCTGAATTAGTAGGTGAAGTAGAGAAAGCCATTGCCTTAGCCGCCCAATCAGGACAGACAATGATTTTAGTAAGTCATGATATGGATTTTGTTTATCAAGTAGCTGACAAAGTACTATTTTTAGATCAAGGGAAAGTGATTGAATCTGGCTCACCTGAGGAAATTTTTAATTCACCAAAAGAAGAACGGACCAAAGCATTCTTTATGAAATATTCAAATTCCATTTTATAA
- the nadE gene encoding ammonia-dependent NAD(+) synthetase has translation MTLQEEIIKQLGVKPTIEPLEEIRKSVDFLKAYMLKHSFLKTLVLGISGGQDSTLAGRLAQIAIAELRAEQNDSSYQFIAVRLPYGVQADESDAQKALSFIMPDQSLTVNIKEAVDAQVEALEQAGVVVSDFNKGNIKARQRMITQYAIAGQTSGAVIGTDHAAENITAFFTKFGDGGADILPLFRLNKRQGRALLKELDADKSLYEKVPTADLEENKPGIADEVALGVTYNDIDDYLEGKQISKDAQNKIESWWNKGKHKRHLPITIFDDFWK, from the coding sequence ATGACATTACAAGAGGAAATCATCAAACAACTAGGTGTTAAACCGACAATTGAACCACTTGAGGAAATTAGAAAATCTGTGGACTTTTTAAAGGCATACATGCTTAAACATAGCTTTTTAAAGACACTTGTTTTAGGGATTTCTGGTGGACAAGATTCAACCCTTGCGGGCCGATTAGCTCAAATTGCAATTGCTGAATTAAGAGCAGAACAAAATGACAGTAGTTACCAATTCATCGCAGTTCGTTTACCATATGGTGTTCAAGCGGATGAATCGGATGCTCAAAAAGCATTATCATTTATCATGCCTGACCAATCATTAACTGTTAATATTAAAGAGGCAGTTGATGCACAAGTTGAAGCTTTAGAACAAGCAGGAGTTGTGGTTTCTGATTTCAACAAAGGAAACATCAAGGCACGTCAACGGATGATTACCCAATATGCTATAGCAGGACAAACCAGTGGGGCAGTGATTGGAACAGATCATGCAGCTGAAAATATTACTGCTTTCTTTACTAAGTTTGGTGATGGCGGTGCAGATATCTTACCATTGTTTAGATTGAACAAGCGTCAGGGAAGAGCCTTATTGAAAGAGCTGGACGCTGATAAATCACTTTATGAAAAAGTACCGACTGCGGATCTGGAAGAAAATAAACCAGGTATTGCTGACGAGGTAGCATTGGGGGTAACCTACAATGATATTGATGATTATTTAGAAGGTAAGCAAATTAGCAAAGATGCTCAGAATAAAATTGAATCTTGGTGGAATAAAGGCAAACATAAACGGCATTTACCAATTACAATTTTTGATGATTTCTGGAAATAA
- the trxB gene encoding thioredoxin-disulfide reductase, whose product MYDTLIIGSGPAGMTAALYAARSNLKVGIIEQGGPGGQMNNTSEIENYPGYDNITGPELSMKMFEPLEKFHVEHIYGIVEKVEDLGNVKRVWADDEHYDAKTVIVATGAKYKLLGVPGEETYTSRGVSYCAVCDGAFFRNQDLLVVGGGDSAVEEAIYLTQFAKSVTVVHRRDQLRAQKILQDRAFANEKVSFIWDSVVEEIKGSDIKVSSVAIKNVKTGQVTELEFGGVFIYVGMIPVTSMVKDLGICNAEGWIETDDHMRTKTPGIFAIGDVRQKDLRQITTAVGDGAIAGQGVYHYIENLPVEK is encoded by the coding sequence ATGTATGATACGCTAATAATTGGCTCTGGCCCTGCTGGGATGACAGCAGCTTTATATGCAGCGAGAAGTAATCTCAAAGTTGGTATTATTGAACAAGGTGGCCCAGGTGGACAAATGAATAATACCTCAGAAATTGAAAATTATCCTGGTTATGACAATATTACTGGGCCTGAGTTATCAATGAAAATGTTTGAACCACTTGAGAAATTCCATGTCGAACATATCTATGGGATTGTTGAGAAGGTCGAAGATTTAGGAAATGTAAAACGTGTTTGGGCAGACGATGAACATTATGATGCAAAGACAGTCATCGTGGCCACAGGGGCAAAATATAAGCTCTTAGGTGTACCTGGTGAGGAAACTTATACTAGTCGTGGTGTATCTTATTGTGCAGTCTGTGATGGTGCATTCTTCAGAAATCAAGACCTACTAGTTGTTGGTGGTGGAGATTCAGCAGTTGAAGAAGCTATCTATTTGACGCAATTTGCAAAGTCTGTCACTGTCGTGCATCGTAGAGACCAATTACGTGCTCAGAAAATTTTGCAAGACCGTGCTTTTGCTAATGAAAAAGTAAGCTTTATTTGGGACTCAGTTGTTGAAGAAATAAAAGGTAGTGATATCAAAGTTTCATCAGTAGCTATAAAAAATGTCAAAACAGGGCAAGTCACTGAACTTGAATTTGGTGGTGTCTTCATCTATGTTGGGATGATACCAGTGACAAGCATGGTTAAAGATTTGGGTATCTGTAATGCAGAAGGTTGGATTGAAACAGATGACCATATGCGCACTAAAACGCCAGGAATCTTTGCAATCGGTGACGTACGACAAAAAGATTTAAGACAAATCACAACTGCAGTGGGTGATGGTGCTATTGCAGGACAAGGTGTTTACCATTATATCGAAAATTTACCAGTAGAGAAGTAA
- a CDS encoding nicotinate phosphoribosyltransferase codes for MYKDDSLTLHTDLYQLNMMQVYFEQGIHNKNAVFEVYFRKEPFENGYAVFAGLERVVNYLENLSFSETDLAYLMDLGYNQAFLDYLSNMKLELTVRSAKEGDLVFANEPIVQIEGPLGQCQLVETALLNIVNFQTLIATKAARIRSVIEDEPLLEFGTRRAQELDAAIWGTRAAVIGGANATSNVRAGKLFDIPVSGTHAHALVQTYGNDYQAFKAYAQSHKDCVFLVDTYDTLRVGVPNAIKVAKEMGDKINFLGVRLDSGDLAYLSKKVRQQLDEAGFPDAKIYASNDLDEETILSLKMQKAKIDVWGVGTKLITAYDQPALGAVYKIVSIEDDNGNMRDTIKLSNNAEKVSTPGKKQVWRITSRAKGKSEGDYLTFTDIDVNHLTEIEMFHPTYTYINKTVKDFDAVPLLVDIFVDGKRIYDLPSLKEIQDYARRAFDNLWDEYKRILNPQDYPVDLARDVWENKMALIDKIRKEALGAGDLT; via the coding sequence ATGTATAAAGATGACAGTTTAACACTTCATACTGATTTATATCAGTTAAATATGATGCAAGTTTATTTTGAGCAAGGCATCCATAATAAAAATGCGGTTTTTGAAGTCTATTTTCGGAAGGAACCATTTGAAAATGGCTATGCTGTTTTTGCTGGTTTAGAAAGAGTCGTAAACTATCTGGAAAATTTATCATTTTCAGAAACAGATTTGGCTTACTTAATGGACTTAGGTTATAATCAGGCTTTTCTTGATTATTTGTCAAATATGAAATTGGAATTGACTGTTCGCTCTGCTAAAGAGGGAGATTTAGTTTTTGCCAATGAACCAATTGTTCAAATCGAAGGACCTCTTGGGCAGTGTCAACTTGTCGAAACAGCCTTATTGAACATTGTTAATTTTCAAACCTTGATTGCTACAAAAGCAGCGCGTATTCGTTCCGTAATAGAAGACGAACCTTTACTTGAATTTGGTACTAGACGTGCACAAGAATTAGATGCTGCTATCTGGGGCACCCGCGCAGCTGTTATTGGTGGTGCAAATGCGACTAGTAATGTACGTGCTGGTAAGCTCTTTGATATCCCTGTTTCAGGAACTCATGCTCATGCATTAGTTCAAACTTACGGCAATGATTACCAAGCTTTTAAAGCTTATGCTCAAAGTCATAAGGACTGTGTCTTCCTTGTGGATACTTATGATACGCTTCGTGTGGGTGTACCTAATGCAATAAAAGTTGCTAAGGAAATGGGCGATAAGATTAATTTCCTTGGTGTTCGTTTAGATTCAGGAGATTTGGCTTATCTTTCAAAAAAAGTACGCCAACAATTGGATGAGGCTGGTTTTCCAGATGCAAAAATTTATGCTTCAAATGATTTAGATGAAGAAACGATTTTGAGTTTAAAAATGCAAAAAGCAAAAATTGATGTTTGGGGTGTTGGGACAAAACTTATCACTGCATACGATCAACCTGCTTTAGGTGCTGTTTATAAAATTGTTTCTATTGAAGATGATAATGGAAACATGCGTGATACTATTAAACTTTCCAACAATGCTGAAAAAGTCTCTACTCCAGGTAAAAAACAAGTATGGCGGATTACAAGTCGTGCTAAAGGGAAATCAGAAGGTGATTATCTAACCTTTACAGATATTGATGTTAATCATTTAACAGAAATTGAAATGTTCCATCCGACCTATACTTATATCAATAAAACCGTAAAAGATTTCGATGCAGTTCCGCTTTTGGTTGACATCTTTGTGGATGGTAAACGAATCTATGATTTACCAAGTTTGAAAGAAATTCAAGATTATGCACGCAGAGCATTTGATAACCTTTGGGATGAGTATAAACGTATTTTAAATCCGCAAGATTATCCAGTTGACTTAGCGCGTGATGTTTGGGAAAATAAAATGGCACTCATTGACAAAATTCGTAAAGAAGCATTGGGAGCAGGTGACTTAACATGA
- a CDS encoding transporter substrate-binding domain-containing protein: MKKLITGFMGILLLLMAIGISTVKADTKEEVIVATDSATKPFTYKEGKKDTGYDIEVLKAVFKDSKKYKLSVQTVAFPSILTGIDAGRYQIAANDFAFSKEREAKYLFSSPISKSNFAIATKGKTDISHLKDLSGKKTQGISGANYMQIMEKWNKQNPDKKPIGLTYAGSSTPYTQRLQMLEDGQLDFLLYDAISLKTAIKDQGFDLKVTNLKGQVGDEKDGLEYFIFSQDDKGKELQIYVNKRLKKLKKSGQLKKLSLQFFEDDFVSSIK, from the coding sequence ATGAAAAAATTGATAACAGGATTTATGGGCATACTTTTATTACTAATGGCAATTGGTATTTCAACTGTGAAGGCTGATACTAAGGAAGAAGTTATTGTAGCCACTGATAGTGCGACAAAACCATTTACATATAAAGAAGGTAAAAAGGACACAGGATATGATATTGAGGTACTAAAAGCAGTCTTCAAAGACTCAAAAAAGTATAAGTTATCTGTGCAAACAGTAGCTTTTCCATCAATCTTAACAGGAATTGATGCGGGACGTTACCAAATTGCTGCCAATGACTTTGCCTTCAGTAAAGAAAGAGAAGCAAAATATCTCTTTTCAAGTCCAATTTCTAAATCTAATTTTGCAATAGCCACTAAAGGCAAAACAGATATATCACACTTGAAAGACCTGTCTGGTAAGAAAACGCAGGGAATTTCTGGAGCAAACTATATGCAAATTATGGAAAAATGGAATAAACAAAATCCAGACAAAAAACCGATTGGTTTAACGTATGCTGGTTCGTCTACACCATATACACAACGTTTACAAATGCTTGAAGATGGGCAATTAGATTTCCTTTTGTATGATGCCATTTCTTTAAAAACGGCAATTAAGGATCAAGGATTTGATTTGAAAGTAACCAACTTGAAAGGGCAAGTAGGAGATGAAAAGGATGGCTTAGAGTATTTTATCTTTTCTCAAGATGATAAAGGAAAAGAACTACAAATTTACGTCAATAAGAGACTAAAGAAACTAAAAAAATCTGGACAACTAAAAAAATTGAGTCTCCAATTCTTTGAAGATGACTTTGTTTCCTCAATTAAATAA
- a CDS encoding amino acid ABC transporter permease, producing the protein MSHLYLASSWDWFHQLTAKIPEGKLFSWRAVFDAIPDIINRLPITLLLTIIGAIIGLLLALLFAIVKINRVKVLYPIQAVFVSFLRGTPILVQLMLTYYGIPLFLKYLNLTYGLNWNINAIPASFFAITAFAFNEAAYMSETIRAAILSVDDGEIEAAKSLGMSNKQVYQRVIVPNAAVVATPTLINGLIGLTKGTSLAFNAGIVEMFAQAQILGGSDYRYFERYISVALVYWLISFFVEQLGAYIERRMAIPAPKQVSDKMIGELR; encoded by the coding sequence ATGTCACATTTATATTTAGCCAGTTCATGGGATTGGTTTCATCAGTTAACAGCAAAAATACCAGAAGGAAAATTATTTAGTTGGCGAGCTGTCTTTGATGCTATTCCAGATATTATTAATCGCTTACCAATTACTTTGTTGCTCACAATCATTGGTGCAATTATTGGCTTACTTTTAGCACTGCTTTTTGCTATTGTAAAAATTAACCGTGTAAAAGTACTCTACCCGATTCAAGCGGTCTTTGTTAGTTTTCTTAGAGGCACACCAATTCTTGTTCAATTAATGTTAACCTATTATGGGATACCTTTATTTCTAAAATATTTGAACCTTACATATGGGCTTAATTGGAATATAAATGCAATTCCTGCGTCATTCTTTGCGATTACAGCTTTTGCCTTTAACGAGGCAGCTTATATGAGTGAGACTATTCGCGCAGCAATTCTTTCTGTCGATGATGGAGAAATTGAGGCTGCTAAAAGTCTGGGTATGTCCAATAAACAAGTCTATCAAAGGGTTATCGTTCCCAATGCGGCAGTAGTTGCGACACCCACATTAATCAATGGCTTGATTGGCTTGACCAAGGGTACATCTTTAGCCTTTAATGCAGGAATTGTTGAAATGTTTGCGCAAGCCCAAATTCTCGGTGGGTCGGATTACCGTTATTTTGAGCGCTATATTTCGGTAGCTTTAGTTTATTGGTTAATTAGTTTCTTTGTCGAACAGCTAGGCGCATACATTGAGCGACGAATGGCCATTCCGGCTCCGAAACAAGTCAGTGATAAAATGATTGGAGAACTACGTTAA
- a CDS encoding DUF4059 family protein, protein MLQELFGLYVQGLFLSSITVLIICSLWMLIRARSKKDKTASEKQAFLYEMITIAILLIPIVSFAFMSILIVLKS, encoded by the coding sequence ATGTTACAAGAATTATTTGGTCTTTATGTGCAAGGACTTTTCTTATCATCAATTACGGTCCTCATTATTTGCTCCCTTTGGATGTTGATAAGAGCTAGAAGTAAGAAAGATAAAACAGCTTCTGAAAAACAAGCTTTTCTTTATGAAATGATCACCATTGCCATCCTACTGATACCAATAGTATCTTTTGCATTTATGAGTATCTTGATAGTCTTAAAATCATAA
- a CDS encoding amino acid permease: MSKEKQSEHNELENGMVRGLQNRHVQLIAIAGTIGTGLFMGAGRSIALTGPSIILIYILTGVFMYLMMRAIGEMLYYDPDQHTFINFITKYIGPGWGHFSGLSYWVSLVCIGMADLTAVGTYVQYWFPHWHAWLIQLVFLAILASVNLIAVRLFGETEFWFAMIKIVAILSLIATGIFMVMTGFKTPEGHASLANISNHFSVFPNGILKFLMGFQMVFFAYQAIEFVGITTSETANPRKVLPKAIKDIPVRIVIFYVGSLISIMAIVPWTDLPVNQSPFVMVFRLLGIKWAAALINFVVLTSSASALNSVLYSTGRHMYQLANENPNKLTKDLKLNTLSKQGVPSRAIIFSAIVVGISAIFTIIPGISDAFALIAASSSGVYIAIYALTMIAHWKYRQSADFMPDGFIMPAYKITTPITLVFFALVFISLFLQSSTYIGAIGATVWIVAFGIYCNRRFNK; the protein is encoded by the coding sequence ATGTCAAAAGAAAAACAGTCAGAACATAATGAACTTGAGAATGGGATGGTTCGTGGTTTACAGAATCGACATGTCCAATTAATTGCTATTGCAGGTACTATTGGAACAGGTTTATTTATGGGGGCGGGTCGCTCAATTGCTTTAACAGGACCTTCAATTATATTGATTTATATCCTTACAGGCGTCTTCATGTACCTCATGATGCGTGCTATTGGGGAGATGTTGTATTATGATCCAGATCAGCACACATTTATCAACTTTATCACAAAATATATTGGACCAGGTTGGGGACATTTCTCCGGTCTTTCTTATTGGGTTTCATTAGTTTGTATCGGTATGGCCGATCTTACTGCCGTTGGTACCTATGTCCAGTATTGGTTCCCTCATTGGCATGCTTGGCTTATTCAGTTAGTTTTCCTTGCAATATTAGCATCAGTCAATTTGATTGCGGTTCGATTATTTGGGGAAACAGAATTTTGGTTCGCGATGATTAAAATCGTGGCTATTTTATCTTTAATTGCAACTGGTATTTTTATGGTCATGACAGGATTTAAAACACCTGAAGGGCATGCTAGTTTAGCTAATATTAGCAATCATTTCTCAGTGTTTCCGAATGGTATCTTAAAATTCTTGATGGGCTTCCAAATGGTTTTCTTTGCTTACCAAGCCATTGAATTTGTTGGTATCACAACATCAGAAACTGCTAATCCAAGAAAAGTTTTACCTAAAGCTATTAAAGATATTCCTGTTCGTATTGTTATCTTCTATGTTGGGTCACTAATTTCAATTATGGCAATTGTTCCTTGGACTGATTTACCAGTTAATCAGTCACCATTTGTTATGGTCTTTCGTTTACTTGGTATCAAATGGGCTGCTGCTTTAATCAACTTTGTTGTATTAACGTCTTCAGCATCTGCATTAAACTCAGTATTATACTCAACTGGACGTCATATGTATCAATTAGCTAATGAAAATCCAAATAAATTAACTAAAGATTTAAAACTAAATACCTTATCAAAACAAGGTGTTCCAAGTCGTGCGATTATCTTTTCAGCAATTGTTGTTGGTATATCAGCAATTTTTACTATCATTCCTGGAATCTCTGATGCTTTTGCCTTAATTGCAGCATCATCATCAGGTGTATATATTGCTATCTATGCTCTTACCATGATTGCTCATTGGAAATATCGTCAGTCTGCTGACTTTATGCCAGATGGTTTCATAATGCCAGCCTATAAAATTACAACTCCAATTACACTTGTTTTCTTTGCCTTAGTATTTATCTCATTGTTCCTTCAAAGTTCAACATATATTGGAGCAATTGGTGCCACAGTCTGGATTGTCGCATTTGGGATTTACTGTAATAGACGATTTAATAAATAA